In Acipenser ruthenus chromosome 44, fAciRut3.2 maternal haplotype, whole genome shotgun sequence, the genomic stretch gttttccgacaggtgGAATGGGTGTTATTTACATAAAGGCGGCGGAACAActaatcagtatttaaatgagaaacctctaTGTTAATGACAGCTTTTACGTCATTTCACGATTTCAGTCACCtgacaggtgggattgaaaggtgTAAAGGCGGAGCGTGTTTAAGGAGACACTGAGAAACAAGAGGAGATACATTTcacagaacacaataataaagcaaagtacatcaggacagaggaaaaaatatatactgtattaaattatagtttgtatttatttatttctatatttattcatttatttatgtgtttgtttatttatttttcatgttatttcGGTAGCcgcttcatttgcataacattcctcatactgtcagaATTGTGGTTTTgagactgttctcatccttcctggtcATTTGTTTGTTCGGAACTTGACAAACAGTCGGAAAACTGAAACTCCGTCACAAAAACCCGCCTGATGGtctgaaaagctttgatattcaagcAAGTAAGTGGAAAAACAGTGGCGAGCATGCGCAgtacaaaaagaagcaaaaactgaTGAGAAGCAAAAATTGAGTGAACACCAGAACACAAACCTgtccttgttttctgttttagccCGTGTGAAAAGAGAGATCAAGAGACTGATAAGAGGTAAGTGTTTAATAATTTGCAGAAAGAAAGTGTAACAAAAATGGTGGAATGCTGTATCGCTAATAAAATcacaacaaaataatgcattggaAAAACCTATATTTGGGCTTTacatatattaataatgtaaccaatgcaatgaaatctagtcatataacccttaatgatgaatctcaactgttctaaactagtaaaactaaccaagctgtctttgtttgtgtcttttagaaaaggaggatcttcagaagaaTTTTGGCAAGATTAATACTTTCAtctcaatattattttttattaaactattgtattgaatcacatgagttcacgagctaaaatacaaactcaacttttcactcttttctgttttagacagTTTGAAAGGCAAGAATGAAAGACTGGGAAAAGGTACGTGCATAAATAATTTGCAGAAAGAaattccatttcaatctcccttcatcagaaaccctagcagttctaattctaaatgctctgcagtcTGTTTGGAGAttattaaagagttacaaacacacgtctctgttgtgattgaactacatttaaaactgaaatgaggtaATGCTGTACCGCTAATGAAACAAAGACAAAATCATCCATTGGACAATGCGATTGAGCTTTTTCACCATTTATGGTCTTCTacgtatattaataatgtaactaatacaatgaaatctagtcatatcacccttaatgatgaatctcaactgttctaaactagtaaaactaaccaagctgtctttgtttgtgtcttttagaaaaggaaaaTCTTCAGAAGAAtgatggcaagattaatacattcatctcattgtacttttttattaaattaaaccattGTATTGCatcacatgagttcatgagcGGAAATACAAACTCAACTTTTCATTTTCTATCTTTTAGAGTCTTTAAAACAGGAGAAAGGGAAGGTTGAAGCAGGTAAGATCATTATAAATCATATaaaggcagtctgaacaatttcaAATGCAATTGATCAGAAAcacgttattattttattaaagtaacaCGGAAAACCAATTGTAGGGAGAATATTAAATAGTTCAGAACTCTGTTGTGGTTTCATTACATTGAAAACTGAAATGGGGGGAATGCTTCTGCACTTAATGAAATGGTTTCTGTGTGTTTCATTCCTAGATTTTAAAGAACTTCGAAGGAATACCAGTAAgaatatgtgttgtgttttttctatCGAGGATCTATATCTTTCTATCTCATATAAGTGAATTCAACACGTGTCATTGGTTCACTTCAATATTAATAAACTCCTGGACTCtctctctttttattattttttcattatgaataaTAAATCATCTTTCAAAACTGGTTCATTGGGTGTATTGAAAAGAGCAGCTGCTATCGATGTCAGGTTTAATTGATTAGTTTAGATGTGAATTATTTAATGGGGGGGATCAAACCCTCTGTACCAAGTTGTGTGCAGATTAGAAGAGTCCCATTAAGGGTTTGTTTGAACACTAATTATAATTTTATTGTGGCAATTTCCTCCCACCCTTAAATATATTCTCTTCTCTCAAACAGACATGTGTGTCTATGCCGTTGACAGAGGTATATCATTTTAATCTGCATTAATACACTTACAGTAATCAGAATCCACAGAGTCATTATCTTACACTTGATTCATTCTTCTATTCGTTTATTTCAGATTGGAAAAAATTAATTGAAGCTTGTGGTAAGTTTGCATTGAATAAATCATATTCTCAAAATTCTCATTGAAcacatttagttttaaatgtgtttaaaaaaatattaaatgtagcATCGCTTGCAATTTCTAATTTAatatatagaagaaaaaaataatattaaatgtttgtttccaGTTACAAGCATTAAAATCTGTCTAAATACAGTTGTTATGATCAAAGAATGAAAGTGTTGTTGTTCATCAtcgtgagagagagaaagcatcAATAATCAGATTCTCTGCTTTTCCTGTGATTCTCAATAACACACTCTTCTCATTCCTTTACCCCAGTCAATGTGACTCTAGACCCCGACACAGCCAGCCCCAGCCTCACAGTCTCTGAAGACGGCTCACGAGTGAAATTCACAGGGGAGAGATCAGCAGATCAGTGGCCcagtgtgctgggcagggaggggtTCACCTCAGGGAGGcactactgggaggtggaggtgggggagaaGGGCTACTGGGTCCTGGGGGTCTCCACACACCCTCATGAGAAGAGCATACCTCAGAAACCAGGGGAGGGCTACTGGCTTGTGACGCTGGCTCAAGGGAAGATCTGTACAGCTGTGAGCCAGTCAGGGGATCAGATCTTAAAACTGGAGAAGATGTGCAAGATGTGGGGGGTGTATCTGGATCACGGGGGAGGGAGGCTGTCATTTTACAATGCAGAGACCAGATTTCACATCCATACTTTAGAAGGCTCATTCCCTGGGCAGGTCTACCCCATTTTCAGCCCAGGGTCACATGATAAAGGACCCTTGGTAATCAATACAAAAGTGAAGAATGTGTAGTCCTGACAAGAAACctgctacactatatatatatatatatatatatatatatatatatatatatatatatatatatatatatacacacacacagttatgtGCTGTGGATTCTAATTGAAGGACATAGATATTTTAACAACACATTGACACCAcgattttatttcaaatatttagacTCGTATTTCCTCAATCAGATATcctgcttgcatattcatattagATTTGCTGGCTTAAGAGTGGTATTGGTTTGTATAGAAAAGCCACACGGATGAATGCTCGCTTTTCCATGTAGAtgatatttacactgaagctggaATATCACCTGGATATTATTGCTGGCTGAGATTAATGTTCTGACTTGTGCTATATTGATGCTAatcttcttttacatttttttcaatgtattattttaccaactttattaaaaatatatatacataaatgtgTACTGATTTTTTTCCCGGCCTGATgctattatttcattttaaattcaaacatggaaatattataattagtattgtaaaaatgtgtttttaatttctgttgaaaaaacacaTAAGgaaaagacacattttaaaaatacaatgataaTTAATCTGTACCCTGGTAATTAATCTGTACCCAAATCACTACAATTAAGAAATGTTGTCTATGGAAAGGATGGgaacaaaatatttacaaactgctgtctgtctgtctctgacaGAATACAGGAAGGTATTGGAGTTTCGTTATTATTAGATATTTTGTATTCAGGTTATGAAAAGAAGAGTCTATAGGGGAAGAATGTGTGCTGGTGAGAGAAAAGAACACGGGTTTTAAAGAAGCCTTGTAgtgggtatttaaaataaaacttcaagTCAAGGTTTcatcagtgtattgtattgcgtCCATGATTGACTGTGGGTGAAGGTTCTGTTACATATTAAAGCACTGTATTCTGTGCTACATATAGCTGTGTGATACAGTGTATAACTATAGCaggttgtgttttgtttcttgtttctgtttctactgttctgtgtgttttaaatacagcagcacCCTAAATAACAGGCGCAGACTGGCCATCGGGAAGTGCAGGAGAATCCCCGGTGGGCCGGTGtgtttggacctgcgtgggccgctggtctctgtttgatttataattattattttttcccattacatgctgagaattaCGCTGTTATTAACTCGCTCTCTCGCGCGCATacatcaccacaccagtcatctcttgggtagatccaatatcgcaatatctaagggggggcaaggagtggccactccctgattggacttgcccggattttcttagaaagggattggtcagccagatttcgtctttcgtttgaacctcttgtattgatagtggatgagtgaaaatggagagaaaaagaaaaggtggggCAGAAAAGATTAGAGACAAACGGCAACGGTCTCTCGAGGCAGATGCCGCGAAGCGCACAAAAATGACGGACATGTTCTGTAGGCCGGCTGGTAGTAGGGAGAGCAAGGAACGTCAGGATGCCAGTATTAATCAGACCCCTCAGCGGATGATTAACACTGTGGCAGGGtcgagcacagcaggtacaagcagtagagtttatggatgcattaaaatagattaaagactTGGCTGCGCCTCGTACCTAATAACGCCCTAGCTGTGACTATATACACGATATATCACTGCCTCTCgtaccttattgcttttataaaacagctaCACCAATATTTGTGACGTTGGTCACTTTTTGCGATCTAGTCAGCTATGTATAGCTATGCTATGCTAGCTGGGTTCCTaaaaaaacattagctcaaaCATTTCCGAGGTcacgtctctctttctctccaccATTTAGCTGGTTACCCCTGAtagaaactgaaacaaaatcatggcaagccgagctgatggtggtattagccaatttttatttgtataactatAGCATGACATACTATTTGGCTATAGTATTGCCCCCTACTGGACACtcacagtgtattattatttatttcttagcagacgcccttatccaagggcgacttacaattgttacaaaatataacttttttttttttttttacatacaattacattattttttacacattatttttacatagaattacccatttatacagttgggtttttactggagcaatctaggtaaagtaccttgcacaagggcacagcagcagtgtcagatGCTGCTGAGCTTGAGgcgcgagagagggagagaatggatgctgttgcagggtccagtgcagagagaacaacagctgaggaaagagaaggagagcAAGAAGATGCAGGCATATGAAGTGAATGCAGGGGGGTcagctggtagctttgattacttcacacgccctcagtccaaagagctggacacatttttttgttatcaccCAAACACAGTGTgacagactgaagatgtcagcttgggatggatacagggtcagaacaacaagtgagatgcctgaggaggatggaaacagtggagcatgtgaagaagagctggagctagagaacaaaacgtgcacttcatgcaaaaactgtgccatgtgttgctatttgattctatcccggtacaatttattgactgatgcctatcatgtaattggtttgggctacaaattcctcctgactttgtcagtaacgcaagtagcatgtgaaaggtgtttctctactctgaagtttgtcaagaatagactgagaagcacaagaccacttggaagggttcatgttaatgtctacagagaaagagatactgagggccctagacagtgatggagttattgacaggattgcgCAGAAGAGTGCACTGCTGCGACCTCTGCTGGCGACGTAAGGTAGGACAGTCTCATTAACTTTGGATTTGGGTGAagtagttgactgtattttgagatataattgGGGGTTCTGGaaccctattgtaattttgggttgGTATTGGCGGTGACtgctgctaatggtttctagaattgctaaatatgagccgatgtgtttagaatttacagtttttttttattaggcctaTTGAGAGACCGCAATCTGTGTGAGGTCGGTGATAGTTTATAGAACTGATAAATaagatatgtgtttatactttacagtttattattagttCTACTGAGGTTGGTATTGGCGTGCGGAGAATGGCTTATTTTTACTTGATAAATGcccatgtttattatttgcttacagtaaataCCAATACTAAATACTATCCTACCAACTGAGGgcaatgttgtgtttaaaataatctgatatgcaaTTAGATCTTAGACCACCGATTACTGTAAACAGAAAATTGTAATTGCATAGAGCAGagccatcaatgaaataatccGTGGTGTGTAAATTGGACAAACTGGCGAAAGAATTTAGCTCTGATACAATGTTGCATTCACTGAACACAAAGcggtggcagacagagagacgtgCGGAGACAAAGAATAATGAACAGAAAAATATTTCGTAGACGGAAAAATCtctgatattttcaataggataTTATTTGTGACTTCTAGATCATGAAGCCATGGTAATGCAACTGTcatagcctatactttgccatattgcactttttaaatggGGGAAACGCCAGTGaagctatatataaatatatgtcatGAATGACCAAGTTGTTTACATGGTGGGGGTGGagcaagtgttattattattgtgtgcaataaatatttctttttggaggctgtgtggttcagtggttaaagaaaagggcttgtaaccaggaggtccccggtttaaatcccggctcagccactgactctttgtgtgaccctgagcaagtcacttcacctccttgtgctccgtctttctgggtgagatgtaattgtaagtgactctgcagctgatgcatagttcacacaccctagtctctgtaagtcgccttggataaaggcgtctgctaaataaacaaataataatatatttacggttattattaatgtgtttgatttttattattatgatgtgtttgatttttattgttataatttttgtgtgtgaagtttctttttttttcactgtgtggTTTGATTTTGTTGTATTCGCGAATTGTTATTATGCTTGAACACCACACCTGAGACCAGTCTGGGATCCCTGACTCCCGACTCCCACAGTAATCATCTCCGGTGTTTTCACCTGCTCTAATCTATCCGTCACAGACAATAAAAAGAGCGCTTTGACTCACAAACGagagaaataaatgaatgaaccgTGACAAGGGAAGAGGAATAAAGACCCGCAAGATCGACCCGATATTGATGGATTAAGTAGGGGAGCAGGTGGACAAGAGTGTGGGAACAGAGCTGTAGAAAGAAAAGAACAACGTTTCGTGGATGAAAGAGTAGGAAGATTGAGAGAGACGCGACTCCGGCAGCACACAGGGaagtacaatacaaaaaaagCCGTATTGGTGCTCATGTTTGGCTGCTTAAGACGCTGACAGAGGTTATTTTTGAGATTTCAATACTGTGACTGTTATACCCCTTCCCGTGATAAACCGGGTGGAATTGCTTGGAATGAGCCGAGACtgtttgtctttttctttctgtttttgatAGATCAATTGAGTGAAGTTTGACTATGCAGTAAATCTGTGTAGGGACTAAAATCTGTGTTTATAACCCGTTGTGCTGAAGACTGATGTTCTGGGGCTAGAGTGTGTGCCGGGATCAGCGTTGCTGCCAGCTGGAATTGTTATTGCTGTACGGGAGAATCTGTGCGCGTTCCTGGAGGCTAGAGTGAGCTGTGTTGAACATGGACTATTCTTTCTAGAGCTCTCTGTAGGCACGGGTGTAACGAGTTGGAGCTTTCTCAGCTATCAACGGAACCGGGACAGAGATTCGTGAGATTGATTTTTCTTGCATACCCAGATTTCTAGCTGGTCGCGTTGGACAAGTAGTTGCATTACGATTTAGTGGATTTTATTCAATTGTTCTGCCAAATATTGATTTTATCTTTTTAGTTGCTATACCCTCGTTATTGAAtgatgtgtttaaaatgtgtactaAGTATGCTATCCCGTGTTAACCAGATGAGCAAGAATAaggaataatactgtgttgtaaCTGAAGTTTTTTCTGTACTAAAAGCCTATTTATGTATCTTGTGTGTTGTGTGGGCCTGGGATACAAAAAAGAACCTGCAAAGAAGGATTTGGATAAGTTTATTAAATATTAGATCTAATCACGAAAGTATATTCATATTTCGGGACCTGGTGCCCATATattccaccaggtggcgtagttggctacctttagcaattaaaataattatatttacctTTGACTTAATTGTCCTTCGTGACATTTGTTGATTCAGACGAGCACAGTCGTCAGTTTTAGCAGCAGTCAGTGGTTAAACCCGCCCGCAATGCTCTGATTGGTTGtggttcagtaattctccagatttccACGGCGCTGTACAGTCTCTTTTCAATTCTACTGCTCGTTCAACCTCGCCTTTAGTCACACCAAgtgtcactgtactgtattaagtTAGGTATGGCAACACaacagcctgcatgaaaatacaatattctgttaccggCGCGACGATGCTCTATGAAAACAACGGGACAAAATGAGCGTCCCAAGGTTccgggacactgggaccagtgttccaaaagaaggactgtcccgtccaaaagTTAGTCTGCTCACCTTAATATTATATGCGACATCCAAAATTTAGAAAACACAAAAGCGAAATTACAAAAcgcattttatatataaaatgtaatcaaatcaggctaaacaaaacacattttgctttttGCATTTATAAAGAAATCAtgtatttaaaacagattttacaATCGAAGGGTATTTACCACGAGCATTATTCTGTCTTGAAAGCCAGACCGCCGCAAGAAAACAAGGGCAGgataaagacagaaataaatgaataaacacatacattaataaatataacgaGACAAAGCATTCCCTTtgcaaacactaaaacacaactTTAAAACACGTTACCTTTCCACGCTTGTCCGCAGCGTTCACACAGCCGACTTTCTGTGGGTGTGTTTGGTGTCACTCCCTCTACTTTAGACGAGTCTGCTTCGCCTGTCAGCGCTAGATCCAATctcatttcatttcagtttttttacagGGAGTTTTGCTTGGGCGTTGTCAAGTCTTTTGGAAATAAGCTGACGCTGCCAAAGCCGCGCGGGTAAAGAACGGATAACCAATGAAATGGCTCCTCTAGCGCTGAGGAGCGCAGACTCGTCTGTAGGAGGGGAAGGGACACCAAACACAGACCCACAGGCTGTGTGAGCAATGCAGACACGCGTGGAAGGTAAAGTGTTTGAAAGATGTATTTTAGTGTTTGCAAAGGCAATGCTTTgtcttgttatatttatttaatgtatgtgtttatttagttcTGTATTTATCTTGGCTTTCATTCTTGCGGTGGTCTGGGGGATGGGTTAAAAGCCGGAACGAGACGAAACGGCCCGAAACagtactttaattaattcaattgctttaaaaagcaCCATAGAAAGTTGcacacacgtgaggagaatattttagcaatcagaaccgattagtaacgcgctgtcattaacccgttccgggccagaaccctctttttctCACCAAAAGGCTCCCGGAACACTGtgttccgaaggtgcaaagacgacgaaaattatacacacaatacaactaagtgaggacatgataacactattgagaaaacccaccgaaccgacctttaactgcccgttCCGTGcattaaacagctgtatagacaaaaccgcccgGAACACGGCGTTCCGAAGCcgcacagagtatgaaaatgatacacacaatacaactaagtgaggacatcAGAACACTATTGAAAatacccaccgaaccgacctttcatttcccattgtGTGCAGCAAACAGCTTGATTAATAAAGCTGTCCAGAAGCTGCACAGGAGATGAAAAAGACGCATAATACAGTGAGTAACATACTTACAAAAAATGTCCGACCTTCAATTGCCCATTCGCTGCATGAAATGGGTTAATATGAATTGATCTACTGCAATTTCAAGAATGGGTATTCAGCCGAGGGTATGGTCGTTGatttttactgtatatacaaactacacttttCAGCCAACACCTGCAAAGGGCCACTGATTAGTACTTTAATACTGTACTGGATCGGAACACTGCAtttgcctacaaattcagtgacgacagagaatatcatgttGTTGACcggatattgtttttttgtgattaAGCACTagaatcaaatttcagctatgtgttATACTCTCGGGGAAAACAAAATTTAGCAAAAACACCTCTATGTCTTGGATGTGGAACCGTttatctggtgctgtttgaaaccacgtgtaagattctgtatttgtattttataataatcagtttaatagtccATGCAGTGTGCTGAGAACTCTGTACTCATTTCTCCAAAATGTCATGACTTCTGTAAACTGCTGAATGTGCTTTGCATCCACAACCATTCAAGCTTGTGTTGGTAAGTTTATGgtacactggatgttgttgtagactgaatgatgagaatataggggttagagaacatcagcttgctcTTGGGTTCCCATGCGCTTCTTCTTGGTCCATGCATCACTAATAGAGAGATAATTCATCCATATTATtagatgtacatattttagtcataataagaaatgtgtgtgtgtacttttaagatgttgactttgtaaccacatataaattgttgtttgttcactttaacaagctTGTGGTGTTGATGAGACTGTTTGTTtttagagtgagatgcaaaagcAGCAGTAGTAACTGTGTGATattaagattgcaatgtaaacgagtgagatgtaggtcggattgttaaactggatctcatttttaacgtggtatctgttgggcatgatgagattggggtttcattagcctttaatgtaagatacaacccAGGGGCGGACTGGGACCAAAAATCGTCCGGAAGTTCGGGTCCAccggcccacatttatgtcaaaatcaacatacCGAAATAATAATGGAGTCAGCGCACGCAGCGCGCCGTCATGATGAAGCATCGgtaaaaaaaagagttttaaatTGTTAGGGTAAAACTTCTTTGTACATTGTAGGCTATAGCTACTAccaggttttcaaacatattaggggcgatttaggtatggcaaagtatagACTATGACAGTTGCATTACCATGGCTTCATGATCTAGAAGTCACAAATAAtatcctattgaaaatatcagaGATTTTTCCGTCTACGAAATATTTTTCTGTTCATTATTCTTTGTCTTCGcacgtctctctgtctgccaccgCTTTGCGGTCAGTGAATGCAACATTGTATCCGAGCTAAATTCTTTCGCCAGTTTGTCCAGTTTACGCACCACggattatttcattgatggctCTGCTCTATGCAATTACAATCTTCTGTTTACAGTAATCGGTGGTCTAAGATCTAAttgcatatcagattattttaaacacaacattgcCCTCAGTTGGTAGGCTAGTATTTAGTATTGGtatttactgtaagcaaataataaacatgggCATTTATCAAGTAGAAAGAAGCCATTCTCCGCACGCCAATACCAACCTCAGCAGaactaataataaactgtaaagtataaacacatatcttATTTATCAGTTCTATAAACTATCACCGACCTCACACAGATTGCGGTCTCTCAATgggcctaataaaaaaaaaaaaaacctgtaaattcTAAACAC encodes the following:
- the LOC117398782 gene encoding E3 ubiquitin-protein ligase TRIM38-like isoform X4, which translates into the protein MATQHSLVLGIVSGAYERLRKEDSFEAGLYVALAAAVGILVAVILYFTCYTGILKRENERLGKVLGSLKREKETLGKEKDALQKNYEILKSKNERLGKEKEDLQKQNVLGIVSGENERLGKEDCFEAGLYFALAAAVGILLVVILYFACYTGILKRENERLGKEKEALQKNYEILKSKNERLGKEASSEVGFYVAVAAAVWIFVCSTYDIGDSFEKGLFVILCFAFCKARVKREIKRLIREKEDLQKNFDSLKGKNERLGKEKENLQKNDESLKQEKGKVEADFKELRRNTNMCVYAVDRDWKKLIEACVNVTLDPDTASPSLTVSEDGSRVKFTGERSADQWPSVLGREGFTSGRHYWEVEVGEKGYWVLGVSTHPHEKSIPQKPGEGYWLVTLAQGKICTAVSQSGDQILKLEKMCKMWGVYLDHGGGRLSFYNAETRFHIHTLEGSFPGQVYPIFSPGSHDKGPLVINTKVKNV
- the LOC117398782 gene encoding erythroid membrane-associated protein-like isoform X3, whose protein sequence is MATQHSLVLGIVSGAYERLRKEDSFEAGLYVALAAAVGILVAVILYFTCYTGILKRENERLGKVLGSLKREKETLGKEKDALQKNYEILKSKNERLGKEDSSEVGFCVVVVMGISVELILCCVYYIALLKIENERLTREKEDLQKQNVLGIVSGENERLGKEDCFEAGLYFALAAAVGILLVVILYFACYTGILKRENERLGKEKEALQKNYEILKSKNERLGKEASSEVGFYVAVAAAVWIFVCSTYDIARVKREIKRLIREKEDLQKNFDSLKGKNERLGKEKENLQKNDESLKQEKGKVEADFKELRRNTNMCVYAVDRDWKKLIEACVNVTLDPDTASPSLTVSEDGSRVKFTGERSADQWPSVLGREGFTSGRHYWEVEVGEKGYWVLGVSTHPHEKSIPQKPGEGYWLVTLAQGKICTAVSQSGDQILKLEKMCKMWGVYLDHGGGRLSFYNAETRFHIHTLEGSFPGQVYPIFSPGSHDKGPLVINTKVKNV